The following is a genomic window from Candidatus Omnitrophota bacterium.
GTGATATGCAGCCGATGCCTGTAACAACTACGCGCCTATTCTTCATGTCTGCCTACTCCACTCTGGTTGCCCTGAACCTGACATTGCCTCCGTCAGGGCAGGTAATGGTGTTCAAAGAGTTCTCATCTTCCATAAAGGAAAATTTTGCCCCGAAATTAAGCGCGAACAAAACGGGAAACAGGGTATGGAACGCCGCCCCGCAGAAATTCGGAATGGTGCGCAGGCCCGTGGTCTCCCATTTATCTCCCGCCTTATAACCATAGAAGCATTTGCCGGTGACCTCCTCCACGCTGATTATCATTTTCCTGGGGCTGGGGCCTTTGTGATCGGGATTCTTAGGCACAACCTCAACCTTGCCCGCGTCATCAAGGACCTCGGTAAAAAACTCCAGTTTCCCGCCGTCGGGGCAGGTCGTATGCATAGAACGTTGGTTCTGCTCAAAAGGGAATTTAGCGCCAAAAGTCAAGGCGTAGCAGGGCGCGAACACCGAATGCGCCATCCCCAGGCAAAAATGCTTGGGCGGATGCGTGAAATCATCAAGTATCAGCTGGTCGCCGACCTTATAATTATGGTAACAATACCCGCCTTGTTTGGTAACGGTCAATCTTAACTTGGGAAACTTTACCCTGCTTTCCATATCTTCTCCTTGATCTGCTCTTTGGTGAGAAATCCGCCTGTCTTCTCTACCCTATGCACAAGTTCAACTAATTTTTTATTCAGCGGCGCGGGAACGCCGGTTTTCTCTGCTACGTCCGCTATCTGGCCGTTGATATAGTCAATTTCAGACGGCCTGCCCCGTTTAATGCTCTGCAATATTGAGCCATGGAGCGGCTCACTGCTCAATTTGGTCATAATGCCGGAAAATATCGCGGCTGCCTTATCAACAGGCATAAACGCGAGGCCGCGCGCCTTGTCAATATCAAAACCAGGCAGCGCGCCAGGTTTTATGCCTGCCCTGTCAACTGCCTCAAACGCTTCTTTCTGAAGCGCCAGCGCGAGCTTACACATCTCAATATCGGAAAACACCTCCTGCATACTCAGGCCGCAGAGCGCGGGAACGCAATTGTTGAGATTCACGAATAATTTTGTCCACTTCTGCGCCACAATATCGCTGCTCTGAACAATCTCAAAAGCAGAAGACAGCTCATCGGTTATTGTCTGTACTATTGTGCCGTTGGCGCCATAGGGTTTACCAACTATCCACTTGCCTTCAAAATTATGCACGATCGCGCCGGCTTTAAGATATGTCGCTCCGAACATAACTATGCTTGATATGATGTTATCCCGGCCGATGAACCCCGAAATAATTTCGTCCGCCTTTACGCCGTTTTGCGTAGTCAGAACGGTTGTGTCTCTGAAATAATCTTTGT
Proteins encoded in this region:
- a CDS encoding ketopantoate reductase family protein — protein: MKIAVIGAGAIGGLVAAYLKQKGKDVCLIGRADQVEAIKNGGLKVSGARGDLRIDLDAGTRLGSRADLIILATKTQDIEEAYSQNKDYFRDTTVLTTQNGVKADEIISGFIGRDNIISSIVMFGATYLKAGAIVHNFEGKWIVGKPYGANGTIVQTITDELSSAFEIVQSSDIVAQKWTKLFVNLNNCVPALCGLSMQEVFSDIEMCKLALALQKEAFEAVDRAGIKPGALPGFDIDKARGLAFMPVDKAAAIFSGIMTKLSSEPLHGSILQSIKRGRPSEIDYINGQIADVAEKTGVPAPLNKKLVELVHRVEKTGGFLTKEQIKEKIWKAG
- a CDS encoding TIGR04076 family protein; this encodes MESRVKFPKLRLTVTKQGGYCYHNYKVGDQLILDDFTHPPKHFCLGMAHSVFAPCYALTFGAKFPFEQNQRSMHTTCPDGGKLEFFTEVLDDAGKVEVVPKNPDHKGPSPRKMIISVEEVTGKCFYGYKAGDKWETTGLRTIPNFCGAAFHTLFPVLFALNFGAKFSFMEDENSLNTITCPDGGNVRFRATRVE